GTGCTCTTAAAATCACGTTATTGAACAAATGGAAGCACATTCTTTAGCTGGCGCCGTCGCTGAACACCAGAGTGGCTAACGTGATAGCCAGGCAACAGCTAGCCAATTGAACGTCCTCGGACTCAACAGACCAGATCCCCTTTTAAAGGCATGTGGGTTTCTACGGTGTACAATGTGTGGACGGTGACTCCAAGCGGACAAAAAATAACAGCTGCAGTTCACACGCATATCCCGATTGTTGGCGATACAGCCAGCATAATACATACACAACACGAAGCAATACAATCAAAACTCTACTGtgggggtggtctggaacgtCATACAGTGAGACCACAAAAAGTGTGCTGTGATGTAGCGAGGGAcggttgggcattgagaatgGAGAACCGACTAACGTTCCGCTTCTCCTGggatcgttcaaattaaaagcattttggttcccagtttcgatgcctgcagtccgccgaccccgaagaagaaagcggcgaaaaccaacgaagaagaacgtccgcaaagacgtgcttgtgcccagcGGTGGCGGAAAACGAAAGTGTCTTAACTTCGTTAAAACAAATGACCGGTCGCAATTGGACTACAGATGATGTCGTGCGGAGGAGGCTtccacgatgtgtagaagtctgccCACGATCCTCAACCGACAccgcgcggaacttcagtcaagttgGGTGAGTGTGAAACTATCAAATACTTCTATGCCAAAATTGAGGCAGCGAACAAGCTAAAGGgtgggttgcacttttgcactgatggtttttagcgtttatagtggtcttcaaaccaacgtaaaaaaaatgcttaattaACATGGAGCAAAAACTTCACCCagggtcaaactagcaactttacatcacaaggAATTGGGACCAAAATTCCCagaaacgttgtctcacagtatcgcAAACACTAACCTTGCGCCTCATCGGAATCGATGTTTTATAGCTTATTGGTTCCATTTATGGCTCTTTTTCTCGCTGTCTCGTTTTTTCAAAGTTGCgtaaccttcaaaataaaaggctacaggaggaaaaagaggaagTCAAGCTAAAACCATtggacgtgataaaacagtcgcaaataacgatttgaacaatgctatatttaactttgagcTGAaacgtgaatgaatgaataggaagtcaattgggttagttccgcACACATTTCCTTTTCATTCTTCATTCATAAGTTCGATATTGACAGTGGTTGGAAAGAAcgccgagtcaaatgttcattttcgtCTCCGCTGCGGGCTgcgaagaaaatggatgttcatcatTTGGACGGCCTTTATTTAAACCGTGCcgacctttttgacccagccccctagaAGAATCGCAAtggagaatcgtttggaaccggaatcgctccgATTCAAATGATGGCCAACCCTACGTACGGCCTACCTCCAAGTCGTCGTCCTCGTCTACGCTGCGGATGCTCTGGTAGGCCAGCGTGAAGAGCTCCAAGGCTTTGGCGTGGAAGGACATCTCCACGCTGGCAAAGTCACACATGATCCTCTGGAAGGGTTAAAGGAAGGGTCACGCGGTGGCGGCGCTTCGACCCTCCCCTTGTCTCACCTTGATGTCTCGAATCTTCTGCTTCTCAAAGTCATCGATGGTCTCTTCCAGCTGGCGCGTGGTCCGCGCCTCGTCAATGGTGGCCCGCTGCAACTCGCTCTCAGCCTGACGCACAGCAGAGGATCATCATCATACCATACCCGATGAATGAATGCGCGGCGGCAGTGAACGCACCAGAGACTGGAAGCGGGGTCAAGGGAAGAGGAAGTAACAGTCAAGCTCCACATACGCAGCCTCTCAAAGTGAATTCTTCATCATTGTTATTATGATTAGGATTATTCAATTAAGGGAGTATAATGCcctggcatgtgggcaaggagagccacagttgccaaTGCAGAAatccaaaatgacaacactcGCAAGGGGCACGGAGAAGCTGCTCCCACTCGTCCAAGTGCGTGTCCGACCGGAGACCGGAGCTCAAGTCGGAGCTCCTGATGGCACTCGTGAGGCCGCGCCCCTTAAAGAGTAAGTCAACCCCCTTTTATGTGCCATTACGAATCAGAACACGCTATTCTGGGGAATATTGCAGTGGTGGAATAAGAATATTTCATCAATCTACACCAAAGTCAGGGCGCCGCCGTTCGAGGCAAAATCCCCTTCTGCCGGTGGCCGAAATGAACGTCCCAACTCCCCCCGCGATGGTTGCGTCTGTACATCAGCTTCCGGGACGTACGTGACCATCGCGGGAGTATGTTTGACGTCAGTGTCGGTCGCCAGCAGAGCTAAAATGGCCGCGCCCTGAGTTTGCTGGACTGCGTTTCATTCTTATTCCACGAACGCAATATTAGCCAGAATAGCGTGCTGCGATTGGTGGTCGGACATGCACCGTATTCCCGCAAAGAAATCTGTGGCTGCAAAGGCTCCCGTCAACACGCACATAGCGCAGTGTGACATTCGGTTTCATGACTTTCTAGAACCGGTTGATTTGTGTCCACTCTCTTTTATCAATTTTGTAcaacagtgctatttttcaattCCTGTCACCGATATGGCGGTCGCTCGATATCGTGCTCGCTGTCTGCCGGTAGCAAACGAGCGGAAAGGATACGATGACTTGTCGGTCGGCCGGGTTGCGTTGGCGAGTGCGTTCCAGCTGCAGCATCTGCTTGGAGCCTCGCGTCCTGGCGCTCTCGGCAGCCTTCACGTCCTCCTGCGTACGCACGCGCAAACATGCACACGTGCCCAGCGCACGCCACCTTTGCTAGGCTAACGGCGATGCTAAGCAATGTGCGGCACTCACCCGTTTACGCTGGACCACCGCGCTGTAACCTTTCAGCGGCTTGATCACTTTGGCCTCAAGTCGCTCCACCTGAAATGGTGACCGGATGCGTCACACCTCCTCTGGCCATCCTTCTTCAAgccagacatccatccatccatccatccatcacttcTACCTCCGCCTGCCGGTAGTCCTGGATCTTCGCCAGCTGTTCGGCGAACTGCTTCGCGCCTTTCTTGAGGCTCGGCGTCTCGGTGTCGGCGTAGTCGGCGACCCCTCGCACCAGGACGTCGGCCTTGTCGCGCAGCTTGGCGACTTTGCGGGCGTAGTTGCCGAACATGTTACACAAGTCGCCGAAGTGCTTCTCCACATTGCCGATGCTCTCCTGGATCCTCTTGGTCTGCTCGTCCCTGAGCAGAGAAACCATCGCGATTGTGACGGCTCATGACGCATCTtcaggaaatgatccaatttcatttCACCGACTTGAATGCTACTAGTTATTGacgacaaataatgtatctttgttcatcgatCTAGTCTGGCTACGtagagtgacaggcagaacaatgccgtgctcttccactagatggcagaatgtCCAATTAACCTGTATGTTGCCACTGATGGCAGAGTCTGATTGGACTGGCCACTTCAACTTGTGGACCTCCTAGACAGTACCCTAAAATGTCCACTAAAAATCCTTTTGTAGTGATTGGGCATGAAAGAATGAGTGAGGAACGACTTAACACAACAACTGCATTCGCAAACAATCGCCATTCCGACTCCCCAATCCCAAGAATTAGCACCGTGACAAAATGACAGCCTGCCAAAATGTTGACTTTGGTTGCAATTGCCATTTCAACTTGAGTACAGCGccccaaatattttgaaaatcggatgatgGGTTCAGGAGTCATtgcattggtgtgtgtgtgtgtgtgtgtgtgtgtgttgagtggGGTTGTCTTTTGGGGTTTTGATTAGAATTTTGAATGGCTAGTACCACTCGAGGTATATTACCTAAAGAATACAAGAAACACGACCCAATGCTGCTGAATCCAGACAACTTCATGCCCTATTTGACATACGCTTCATTGTACTCCAGATGAGTTTGGTAACAATCAAGAAAACGGCGAGATATCAACTCTTAAATTCAACTcttgggctctttttttttttatcgttatatttgtccaaacaaatctacctttagttgtaccaggcattaaaaaaggaacaagaaactgaagaaaccaGGGTTCtcattttttccatgactgcATCTCCTGGACATTTTCGTTTCATCTGGTACTTGGGGAAGTgcttctctgattggctgacaagtttcagttcaaATGCCACCAATAAGCTGATACGGGCCGAAATTGCGATGTGATGTTTCAAATGGCGTCACTAGCGCTAAAAACGCCACTTAAATAGCACAAATGGAATGATTGGTGAGAAGAGCATGAAAATAGCTCATGTATGTCACTCATCATTGTGTTTTTCAGGAATTTTTAAAGGCCTTGGAAGTGCTcactctctccccccccccccccccccctttctttaGACCCTTCCACCCGGCCACTTGTCATGATGCTAATAATAGCAAGGTGTTCAATTCAAGAGGCCCAGAAattaatttgtgagtaaattgagatggcATCACCATTATTTACatatgtactttttgtgacatttttgattggcgGCGTGCCGGGAGACTTTTCTCATGGAAAATGTGTGCAATGACTTAATAATGaagttccacacacacacaaacacccattcccactcacatcaTTGTCGAGTGGGAACTGAAGTGAGTGAAGCACTACaccttgaatgaaaatgacaactaaatcaaaataataactaGAGCTGCGAGCGGCTATGAAGGGCCTTCGCCCCTCTGTCCACGGTGGCGGACTCGCACGGTGGCGTGCTGGCACATAATGGTTGCCATTAATACAGCAACATttatggaagaagaaaaatggcactgCCAAGTTTgccagtaaatatttgtttttatgcctggatttggtctttcacgattacaCTGGCAGTCAGTCAAccgccataaaatcttgccatatctcggtcagacagtggcagtGTATTCTGATAACACCGCAtaccgtcttttacgatcaccgggctttatcttgtcaaataaaacactttcaGAGAGGTGGAAACGGAAAACGTGTCACTGGTCAACGGGAACGGACGGACACACCCGTTACAATGGCAACGACAACGGATGGCGCGAATATTTTGTGtgctgaaaaaaagaacaaaatgaggagaaaggtgtggtggtggtcaccagtgGTCGGGAGAGGATGTTCATTCAAAGGATCTCTTGATGTTAtcttcacgtactttgaatacgatgcgcctcacaagcaggcaacaaaacgtcatgtagcctagcaagctagcgctagcactaacggttgtaacgtaaacatgccggcgttctgtcgaatcatgctctaaagccttggtaaacattggtttgtgcgcgtgaataaatgttgacaacggcgaccaagtatggtgacaacggcaagcacggcAGGccatgcgccggtcacaatacgcgtCAGTgcgcgctgtcggagagttgtcgttgatatgtcacactacacagacgatatcccccccaaaaaaaatcaaacgtgctagacttttcattttggcgtcgtagggccaaatcatcGATCGTGGATTGTCACACTACAgtaagttttgtcgttcccgaaaAAATGTGTCGGGCTCGATCTGGGAAATCGTCCGccatagctaatcgggccaatatcggggctaaaatcctgtagtgtGTGTCTTGAAGCCTGCCTGGAATGTCATCAACTGcgtgacattttgaaaataccTATATGATCAGCTGCGGtcaattgaaaacagattttCTTGTCATGGCAAAACATCATAGTTCACAGGATCGCCACGGCAACACTGATTGaccaaatcaaatgtttttgataACTTCAATATCTTTAGATAAGAGACGCGAAGTTTGAAGTGGATTGGAAGAAATCTGTAGGAGTGCATTAATATATGACCTCTACAAAAGGCAGAAAATAGGGGAACATTTTGAAAGGAAAGTGAAAATGGCAGACTGCCTGTCGGGTGAGAGTGTTGCTCCACTGACTTTTTTTGGTCGGTCTTGGTGCCATGAAAATGTACTGCCCCCAAATGTAAATctcagatatactgtatataacccAAGTCAACTtaaaatcctgtttttaaatggtgagtgcatttattaaggaaaaaaaaaaggattgtcTGTGTGGCCCCGTGTGAAAAcataatggccccctaaacctaataactgcttgggccatcctcagGATCGGATTTAAGTCCAGACTTTGGCTAGGCCCCTCCAAAACCttcagttgacttgctggtgtgttttggaccGTTACCCTGCTGCAGAGCTCACAaaatgatggctgaacattctctttcaggattttctattaaagagcagaattcatggttccatcaatcacagcaagttgtccagctC
This window of the Phyllopteryx taeniolatus isolate TA_2022b chromosome 21, UOR_Ptae_1.2, whole genome shotgun sequence genome carries:
- the cibar1 gene encoding CBY1-interacting BAR domain-containing protein 1; the encoded protein is MSGTVDARARDEQTKRIQESIGNVEKHFGDLCNMFGNYARKVAKLRDKADVLVRGVADYADTETPSLKKGAKQFAEQLAKIQDYRQAEVERLEAKVIKPLKGYSAVVQRKREDVKAAESARTRGSKQMLQLERTRQRNPADRQVIAESELQRATIDEARTTRQLEETIDDFEKQKIRDIKRIMCDFASVEMSFHAKALELFTLAYQSIRSVDEDDDLEVFRSSLRPPDYPARLDIVRANSLDGTASSFLTPSAAFQQQRASGRQDEDEEEEESEEEEEEEEEVEESDDETR